The Ptychodera flava strain L36383 chromosome 16, AS_Pfla_20210202, whole genome shotgun sequence region GAAATTCGATAATTAAGACGTTTTAAAGCGATATCTCTGTGTACCGGTGTTCATTGTCTTTGaatcacacattttgtgtaGCTGACATACAGTGAAGGTGGTTGCGTTCAGGCACAGTCAAGTATCTAGGAGTTGTGTAATGACCACTATCAGTATTTCAACAATCACAGCAATACCAATCATAACCATCAGCTGAAGACATATTTAAGGTAATGGAATGGCTCAGATGTGTTTCAAGGTATTGACAGTAaacataacacgattggaactactttgggataattggattattcttcatattttttaaaagtgataGGTGCcctttagctgaatgttgcaatattacaaattactcataaaaacaagtgaataacttaaaaagaaaagcagatgagcttacatttgcagattaaaccaacattactccactatccaattatcctaaactacttccaatcgtgttacatgcTATAGTGTGCATTGCAACTTAATAATGATTTGAACATACCTGTATGTAAATCGATGGAATAAATTTTCTGAATGGTAAATATGacaacattttcgatttttgtcATGTCGCTGATAAATGGCGGGCTGTCTTCATTGCTCAGTAAACGTTTTGGTAAACCTTGCTGCTGGAACATGTAAGTGTTGGTAAGATTTGTGTTGAAATGACTGGCGGCCATGTAGTCAACAAGATGTCCCCAACCAATTCCGAACATTTTCTCCTGgctgctgtaattttggagaaCTGGGTAAAATTCATCTATCACCGAATGTAAGGAAGAAGTATGAGCTTGCCACATTAGCCCTAACAGGCTGTCAAAGGTAATAATTTGTTGTGTCGACCCAAACTTTCCATGGGGATCATTATACTGGTTCTCCATAACCTCAAAGAACTTGCTCCATTTCGCCATCGCGTAAGGAACGTAAGAATAGCAAGAACTGATGCAGGTGCAGTATTCATGAGGGCGCTCTTTGGATCTGGTCAGTTGCAGTTGGTATCCCTTAATGTCTATTACACCCGAGTTAACAGCACCAAGAAATGGAATGACAGACAAATAGTAATTCATACTCGCCCACCAACTGTTATATGATACACAGAATTCATCTTGACAATTCCTAGTGGCTGGGAAACTTTTCAAACGTCCAGTCTCAAACTGCCATCCAAACTGCAAGGGAAGACCCCAAAGTAGATTACCCTTGTTGTCCGATCCAAATTCGTCTCGTAGCTCGCTCGTCTCCTTCAAGATAATCTTATAGAGTCCAAGACGATGGATGTAGTTCCACGGATCTATGTGAACAATGTTCTCAGTGATCGGGTAATCCTCAATTTTCGAAGGGGCATCTTCCCAGTGTGGAGGCAAAAGAGTCTGCGCTGTGGTCGATACAGTCACCGTCAAGTTTTTCCAGGTGTCATTTTCAACTGTTATGAATAGTTGGAAAAGTGCAATCGCAGAAAGTACGATAAAGATAAGACAGAACCCTTTCAGATGGTAAGGCATAGTGTCTTCTGTAAATCGATCGTTGTCGGCAAATGGTGTTTACAGAGTGTGATATTCCTAACTGATGGATAATACATGCAATCTCGTATCGAGGATTAGCCGTACACAATATAGATCGTTGTTCTTGTAGTGATTCTCATCGCTGTTTCAGACGTGTGACCAGTGCAAAGTACAAAACATTGGCACCGTGGGCAAACTAAGTAAACATGATTTAGAGTCACGACCTCTCGAGGAACCAATCATATATCAACAGGTATTTATCCGAGGAAAATGGGTCATTGAACTTTATGTGTATTCAAGTCGCGGAggtgaagtgaattttcaagcACCGTTTTGAATAAGGGTCGAAAGCTACCACATGTTATGCATACAAATTACTCCAAGTGATATAAATGATAAGTGGCCGGTGTTtacttttttatgcatcaaggTGTGGCAACAAAATCCACGTATACTTATTGTTATCAAAGTGGACTGAACGGAAAGAGCAGCATGGCCGTGATTTACACGGTATGGGCCTAATTCACCAAGTATTTGCTAGACGTACATACAACTACAACAAGTTAGCATGAGCAGTCTGTCTTCATGTAAAATAAGTTCATTTGAAATCTGTTGCCATATCATCTCGTAGTTACAATAACCGTATCCTAACTTTACTATTTTATCTTCCATATGAAGTCGGACGTTTCTTGTGATAGATCTTGAAATCTCCCTTAATGTAATAGCGAGCATAAGTGTAATAAAAttgaccacaaatgtaatataacAGTCAACCGTAAATGTAACAGCGTCCCAAGGTTATATAAAAGTCTCGATCAAACTTGTATCTTACAAGCTGTCATCACTGATAAAacgttaaaaaaaacaaacacacgttGTCATCCAGCAATAGGCGACGTACACATTATACGGTGATGGCGCATTGGTCGATAGTCTGCATTAAAAGTAATTGAATAAAGCTAGCTGTTCGAACAACGAACAGAAATCTGTCGTCTTAACTTTGTGTATCCAAGTACCTTCCCGATATTTCGAGTTATTCTCTGACTTAAGGGAGCTTTCATTTATTATGAGGGGTGGGCCAGAGAAAAAGGTAAGCTCTCCCAGCATGCAATGGTGATGCTTCAACAaggttagggactggacataaattacagggggggtgggccggtgtttttcgaaacaccgctgcatcaaaaatagtgacccttcaaaagttcatgcacaaaaattagtgaccctcccccttatccgtgcatgaaaataagtgaccctcccctgttactcaataccccccccccaacaaacccgcaatgtgttcaagacctccttctgacttgctatacttttgaagtcccctcccaaaaggaaggcaaaatgcggccgatataacgctttgtccaacaaatatcaaatcatatgtgtgtgataattcatgtaaatgtactttgcttgaagtggcgggtaaaaagtgcatgcatgtacaaaaaatgtaatttttagatttcatcaataatgtcgattcactatacatggcagcctatgatgaaactatgaatattttcttcccaatacaaaactaggtaaatctgtgcatttatgtacacccaattattagtattaatgttcatgattagactacagtggtttcaagtccatggttgtgcaagaaatttgattttggaatttcactgaaatgtccattcactatgcatggcagcctatgatgaaactatgaattttttttcccaatacaaaactaggtaaatctgtgcatttatgtacacccaATTaatagtattaatgttcatgactagactacagtagtttcaagtcaatggttgtgcaagaagtttgatttggaatttcactgaaatgtccattcactatgcatggcagcctatgatgaaactatgaattttttttttccaatacaaaactaggtaaatctgtgcatttatgtacacccaattattagtattaatgttcatgactagactacagtggtttcaagtcaatggttgtgcaagaagtttgattttggaatttcactgaaatgtccattcactatgcatggcagcctatgatgaaactatgaatattttttcccaatacaaaactaggtaaatctgtacacctaattattagtattaatgttcatgattagactagagtggtttcatgtctatggttgtgcaagaaatttgatttttgaatttcaccgaatgttgattcattatacattgtaggctatgaggaaactacaaataactcataggttatctgatcctaaattgttattcaaaagttgttcgacctgaagcttccagttgttattgatgacattttgcactattctgaatagtttgtattctgtcaatgtcctcaaaaaatgaaaaatgtacatacagcttcatgaacatttggcaccgacctatacccaatgtattgtcaatggaaaatgatatcaaataagtgatctcccaaattgttattgaaagcatcattataggggacagtttatatgtacaatagaggagttggataagtagaaatcatgacaacttaaatcaatgtggctgcttggatcatcaatacattgtttattatacccttaaacttgcgcccgaagggcgcgccgaaaatggaaatgacagaaaatgaaagtgccaggaggtattttttcttttttcagtattccatattctttaatacgtgcacatgcaatttcagctttgatgcataaaaaaggtgaccctcccccataggcttgcacaaaattttatgacccttcaaaaatgcttgcgcgaaaaatggcgacccacccccaaaaaacaccggcccacccccccccctgtaatttgtgtccagtccttAGTTTAAATCTCTGCTATACGTGACTATCTTTTATGTCTGTTgtcgttcagctttgtgtaagcTTTTACAAATTCAAGATTAACTGTCTGCTGTGTTTACTTCCACAGGTGTATATACCCAGTAGAGTAGCAATTGTCCAGGCCAAAATGGACTGAAAAGAACGAGCCAAGACTTTAAGATTTCAATGTTCATGATCGCATTCCTGACACTCGGTTTAAGGTAGAaagcacctcggggacagaaattcaggcctttaaattcttctgacctaccacttgtggggctcattttgaagctctttgcgaaagaaaagttttcaccgtcttagtttttcgaaaatcgaaattttattttttctcatagagttaacacagggatggcggccattttggatttcaaatattggtaaatgtcaaGTAATTTGATTCTCTAGTTCCAGACATTGTACAGtaaccccagatttttattctcgctttggtaagagaatggttgaaattttcattgaggaaagtttgagcaaaagtttaagtctttcactttcgaggtgcatattaccttaagccTGACTATTACTGTAAGCCAAAATTACCTGGGCGCGTTCGATTTGCACGATCATGATTATGATATATGTGACATCATTCTCGAAATCGACGTTGTTAACAAAACTGGCAAACACGATCGTATTTTTCAGTTGACACGGCTGCCCTCAGTGTTGACGCATTTCTGCAGAGTTGCTTCATACGTAGCGACGTCAACAAGTTTATCGGTAAACGTTTCCATCAAATCTTCGTGTTGAATAATTTATTGTACCTATTGCATGCACTCTTATACTCGGTAGTGCGCCTGGCTAGTCCGGCTGCACTGTGTTCTGAACAaataaagaattttattttctaatTTCGTTGTAAATCaaggtattttatttttaatgacaGAGGCGATCAAACCGGCATCTTGCGACTAAATTcgcttaaggtggagctgcatgttgctaacacagtttttttcaaagcaatatttctcatcaaagatgacaagaaaaccccctcatactatatattttcaaaaagcagagactctaaagtttagtatggtagcattagtttacttgaaggatgaagtaggtgtatatttgaggtaaaaaaactcaattttggtattaatgataaaaattaatataaGTCGAGAACAAGACgcaatatttgtaatatttcgcttgaaacaagagtatatgtagaaaaaaacgattACTTTATtctgcattatctatcctcattctaaaatggcatgggttgaaagactgccactcaaaaaagtgattaaaatcattattggcaaaattaaaataaatgccTCTTAtgcaaaatgtaagaactttattgccaaacaaaatagtcgtttttatagcatttaaagaagactgtgaaaattttagaaaatttgacccagccacaGAATCTTAAAATTGGGAGAAAaaaaagccaggaaatcgggtgatttgcatacatttgcatgaaTTGACACGTCTTTTATCACGttacttacgactgcttgacaagctaaaaggtgaaccctaccagagggactgtgacccaaccaatattttaattttaggttaacaaattcattaaaattgaatgaatatttgaaaaaagtgattttttaggAAAATATGCCGTGTTGGGTGCTGCGCCCCCTTAAAAATattgctttcaaaatcaaattttactctctgaaactttaaaattaccGCCGTTTCTGCTTTCAGCACCGACAGCTGTGTTGTC contains the following coding sequences:
- the LOC139114727 gene encoding protein LEG1 homolog codes for the protein MPYHLKGFCLIFIVLSAIALFQLFITVENDTWKNLTVTVSTTAQTLLPPHWEDAPSKIEDYPITENIVHIDPWNYIHRLGLYKIILKETSELRDEFGSDNKGNLLWGLPLQFGWQFETGRLKSFPATRNCQDEFCVSYNSWWASMNYYLSVIPFLGAVNSGVIDIKGYQLQLTRSKERPHEYCTCISSCYSYVPYAMAKWSKFFEVMENQYNDPHGKFGSTQQIITFDSLLGLMWQAHTSSLHSVIDEFYPVLQNYSSQEKMFGIGWGHLVDYMAASHFNTNLTNTYMFQQQGLPKRLLSNEDSPPFISDMTKIENVVIFTIQKIYSIDLHTGDAILRIWQRMMCSDEAYTIANELMSAVLLLQPVTIMVDIFKITKQAIFMC